The following nucleotide sequence is from Syntrophorhabdaceae bacterium.
CTGAAGAGCTGAGAGTCCTTTAGCACATAACCCTCCCCTTGCACCCATATCAGAATCAGGATTTCCTTCTATCTGGGTGGCTACACCGTTGATACGGTGAACTCTCACGGCACAGCCACCGTAGCACCTGCCACACATGCTCGTTATCCATGTATCATCTTGTTGGATGTTCATCGTTTTACCCCTCTAATCTTTATCTCTTTGAAATATATTCAACTTCCAATGTCCCTTAACTCCTTGATAGTAAACTGTCAACAGACCTTCTTGTATGCAACATGATCCCGAAGAGAATTATAATGAATCCTATAACGTCAAACCATCCGCTGACCTTTGTTGTCGGTGCAAATACCAGTGTTCCTCCGGTTATGAAGAACAGCCTCTCTACAAAAGTAAGTCTTTTTGCTAAGAAACCTTCGAATCCTATGGCAATAGCAATAACACCCGTTGTTGCAGTGATTATGGAGAGGATTATGGTACTCCATGATCCGTCCAGTAGCAATCCGGGGTTATAGACAAAAACAAAAGGGACTACGTAGCTCACAAAGGCTAAGCGCATGGCAATGTAGCCTGTCTTCATAGGGTCCCCTTTGGATATACTGGCAGCTACATAAGCTGCTACAGCAACAGGCGGTGTGATGAAGGACATTATACCCCAGTAAAAAACGAAGAGATGGGCAGCCATGGGAGCTACACCGGCTTTCACCATTGCCGGAGCCACAAGGATAGCAAGCACAAGGTAACATGGTACCGACGACATGCCCATCCCGAGTATAAATGAACTTACTGCCGTCAGCAGAAGGAGAAAAAACAAATTTCCCCCGGCGAGATTAACAAGCATGCTCGAAAGCTTGAAACCAAACCCGCTCGTGTCTATGGAACCAATGACGATTCCTGCCGAGGCACAGGCCATTGCAGGTACGAGAAGGTCCTTTGCCGTACTTTCCATAATCTCAATAAACCATACAACCCACCCTTTCAGGTTTTTCCTCGTCTCTTTTTTTCTTTGGAAATCTATGATCGTCACCACAATGGCAGAAAGAGCTGCATAAAGACCACAGTGCTGAACAGGGAGGTGCAGCCAGACAAGAGCATAAATGAGAACGAAGACGGGGATCACATAAAACCATTTATCTTTCAGAACTTTCTTAATGGAGGGCAATTGATCAGCAGGTAACCCGTGCAGCCTCATCTTGGCCGAATGAAAATGTACCTGTGTGAAAAGAGCTAAGTAGTAAAGCAGCGCAGGAAAGATCGCTGCGATACAGACAGAGACATAGGGAACCCCGAGCACCTCTGCTATCATGAATGCGACTATCCCCATCACCGGCGGCATAATCTGTGCGCCGTTACTGGCGCAACATTCAACTGCGCCTGCAACATTCGCTGAAAAACCGTTCTGTTTCATTAAGGGTATTGTAATTGTTCCGGTGGTAACAACATTAGCAACCGTTGCACCCTCCAATGTCCCCAAAAGGGAGCTGCCAACTATGGCGGCTTTTGCAGGACCGCCGGTCCATCTGCCTGTAAGGGCAAAGGCAAAGTCTGTTATAAAGCTTGCCGCACCGGAACTTTTAAGAATTGCTCCGAAGAACATAAATGCAACAACTATGGTAAATGCAACTGAAACGGGTAATCCAAATATTCCGTTAGGGCTGAAATAAAATAGAGTGGTAATTCTTTGGAGACTGAAAGAAAAAGTTGCCAACGGACCCGGAAGGTAAGATCCAACCAGAAGATGTGCGACGAAAAAGGCAGCGATAATTGCCATAGTGGTATTAACCATTCTTCTCGTAG
It contains:
- a CDS encoding TRAP transporter fused permease subunit — protein: MMNKKAFITLISIVISISAALYMTNVFETFGLHISAVSYFSFILGLVLTMVFMTYPIKKGMSEDKTCWHDLLFIILSLVSTFYIVFFPELREEALTSGISTNIEIVMCFMLVIAILEATRRMVNTTMAIIAAFFVAHLLVGSYLPGPLATFSFSLQRITTLFYFSPNGIFGLPVSVAFTIVVAFMFFGAILKSSGAASFITDFAFALTGRWTGGPAKAAIVGSSLLGTLEGATVANVVTTGTITIPLMKQNGFSANVAGAVECCASNGAQIMPPVMGIVAFMIAEVLGVPYVSVCIAAIFPALLYYLALFTQVHFHSAKMRLHGLPADQLPSIKKVLKDKWFYVIPVFVLIYALVWLHLPVQHCGLYAALSAIVVTIIDFQRKKETRKNLKGWVVWFIEIMESTAKDLLVPAMACASAGIVIGSIDTSGFGFKLSSMLVNLAGGNLFFLLLLTAVSSFILGMGMSSVPCYLVLAILVAPAMVKAGVAPMAAHLFVFYWGIMSFITPPVAVAAYVAASISKGDPMKTGYIAMRLAFVSYVVPFVFVYNPGLLLDGSWSTIILSIITATTGVIAIAIGFEGFLAKRLTFVERLFFITGGTLVFAPTTKVSGWFDVIGFIIILFGIMLHTRRSVDSLLSRS